The genomic DNA TCGCTTGATACGCAAATCGACCCCATTGACCGCGACAAAACCGCGGAATTCCTTGGTGAGGCCTTTTGTCTCCAGGATCGTGTCGTCCATGTCCGCTGCACCGGCGTTGTATTTATTTGGACCCTGCCCGGCGTTATTCGCAGGGCCCCCCGCGGGGTAAGGAAAATCATGGCGATGCCACGGTTTTCTATAAGAGTTGCCGGCGAGTATGCGCACCTCCGAATCAAAATTCCATGAGGGTTTGTCATAGGTTTTGCGGTGCGGAAAGGTGAATTGTCGGATAGCGGACAATTCGCATGGCTACTGGGCGAAAACCCTATATCCTCATGCAATGCGTTGCAGCAAATCCGTATTGACCGTCATCAATCCGTCATCGTTGCAATCATCGGGAAAAACCCGGATTTGCCCATGCGCGAACGAACTTTCCGCGCGAATCCGCCGCGCGGGCGGCGCGGATCTCAGGCGGGAGTTTTGGCTTTGAATTCACAGAGATCCGAAATGCCGCATTGCGGGCATTTCGGCTTGCGCGCCACGCACACATAGCGGCCGTGCAGGATCAGCCAGTGATGCGCGTCCTGCAGATACTCGCGCGGCACGAATTTCTCCAGCTTCAGTTCGACTTCCAGCACGTTCTTGCCGGGCGCCAGGCCGGTGCGGTTCGAGACCCGGAAAATGTGCGTGTCGACCGCCATGGTGGGCTGGCCGAAGGCCGTGTTCAGCACCACGTTGGCGGTCTTGCGACCGACGCCGGGCAGCGCTTCCAGCGCTTCACGGGTCTGCGGCACTTCGCCGCCATGCTGTTCGATCAGGATGCGGCAGGTGGCGATGGCGTTCTTGGCCTTGGTGCGGTACAGGCCGATGGTCTTGATGTAATCGGACAGGCCTTCCTCGCCCAGCGCCAGCAGCGCCTGCGGGGTGCCGTAACGCGGGAAGAACTTGCGCGTGGCGATGTTCACCGACTTATCGGTGGCCTGCGCCGACAGCAGCACCGCGATCAGCAGCTGGAAGGGCGTGTCGTATTCGAGTTCGGTGGTGGGCTGCGGATTGGCGGCTTGCAGGCGGGCGAAGATCTCTCGGCGTTTGGCGGCGTTCATGGGCGCGGGGCGTTGCGGCGGGCGCGGGCACGGGCCAGCGCGGATTCAATGGCGGCGCGCTTGCGGTCTTCGCCTTGCGCGTCATCGGAAGGGGCGGCGGGCGCCGGCGCGGCGGCGGGCTCGGGCGCCATCAGGCGGGCGTTGTCGGCCGCCAGCCGCTCCATGCGCGCCTGGTGGTGGCGATGGCGCTGGCGGCCGGCGGCGGCGTCAGCGGCGCTCCAGGCGCGGCCGGCGGGGACCATCTCGATGCAATCCACCGGACACGGCGCCACGCACAGGTCGCATCCGGTGCACCAGTCGGGCAGCACGGTGTGCATGTGCTTGTTGGCGCCGACGATGGCGTCGACCGGACAGGCCTGGATGCACAGCGTACAGCCGATGCAGTGCGCCTCGTCGATGCGGGCCACCAGCAGCGGACCGGGCTCGCCGCGGCTGGCGTCCAGCGGCAGGGCGGGGGTCTCCAGCAGCGCCGCCAGGGCGGCGATGCCTTCGTCGCCGCCCGGCGGGCAGCGGTTGATCGGAGCGGCCCCGGCGGCGATGGCCTCGGCATACGGCAGGCAGCCGTCGTAGCCGCACTTGGTGCATTGCGTCTGGGGCAGCAGGGCGTCGATGCGATCGGCGAGTGAGCGACAGGACATGGCGGACAACGGGAAAAGCAAAGGGGCCCGCGAGGGCCCCCGTGGACGGACGGTGAAAGGCCTCAGGCCGATTGCCGGATGAATTCCGCGATTTTAGGACAGATCATTTCGCGCCAGCGGCGGCCGGAGAAAATCCCGTAGTGGCCGCAGTTGGGGGCGGTGTAGTGCATCTTGCGGTCGGCCGGGATGTTCTTGCACAGCTTGATGGCGGCGCGCGTCTGGCCCTGGCCGGAGATGTCGTCCAGCTCGCCCTCGATGGTGAACAGCGCCACCTTCTTGATGTCGGCCGGGCGCACCAGCTGGCCGTCGACTTCCCAGGTGCCGTTGGGCAGCGCGAATTCCTGGAACACCATGCGGATGGTGTCCAGGTAGAACTCGGCCGGCATGTCCAGCACGGCGTTGTATTCGTCGTAGAAGCGGCGGTGGGCCTCGGCGTCGCTGTCGTCGCCGCGCAGCAGATCCAGGTAGAAGTCGTAGTGCGACTTCATGTGGCGGTCGGGATTCATGGCCATGAACCCGGCATGCTGCAGGAAGCCCGGGTAGACCTTGCGGCCCGACCCCGGGTAGCGCGGCGGCACCGGGTGGATGACCTGGTTCTCGAACCACGAATAGGGCTTGGTGGTGGCCAGGCGGTTCACCTGCGTGGGCGACTGGCGCGGATCGATCGGGCCGCCCATCATGACCATGCTGCGCGGTTGGCAGGGATCGTTGGCCGAGGCCATCAGCGACACGGCGGCCAGCACCGGCACGGTGGGCTGGCAGACGGAAATCACGTGCACGTCCGGCCCCAGGTGGCGGATGAAGTCCTGCACGTAGCGCACGTAATCGTTCAGGTGGAACGGGCCGGCCGACAGCGGCACCATGCGCGCGTCGATCCAGTCGGTGACGTAGACGTCATGGCCGGGCAGCAAGGCGCGCACGGTATCGCGCAGCAGCGTGGCGTGATGGCCCGACAGCGGCGCCACCAGCAGCACCTTGGGATCGTCCTGCGGGGTCTGGCGCACGTCGCGATGGAAATGCACCAGGCGGCAGAAGGGCTTGTCCAGCACGACCGATTCCGTCACCCGGACCGGCTTGCCGGCAATTTCCGTGGCGGGCAGGTTCCAGGCGGGTTTCTGGTATTCCTTGCCGATGCGCGTCATCAGCTCGTATCCCGCGGCCATCTGGCGCGAGATCGGGGTGTAGGCGAGGGGACTGTAAGGGCTGGAGAACAGCTGGGAACCGGCATCCGTGAATGCAGCGAACGGAGTCAGGAAGGCGCGCTGCATTTCGTGCAATTGGTACAGCATTTGGGGAAGTCCTTCTGGGTCGTGCGTGTGCCCCGATTATTGCGCCGGGGAGTAACGGTATTTCCAATTTGTCTGACGAAAGCGCCCGAAAACCGGATTTTGTGTTGCAAAAATGCGACCCGTCATCCCTTGCGCACCAGTTTAGGGCGCAATCGTGTTGCATTGGAGGGTAAAACGGCGGATTTTCGCCCTAGGCCGGACGGGCCAGGAGGGGCCGATCCGGACCGGGCGAAGACTCACCAGTAGTTTTCCACCGCGAGGTTGCCGGGGATGCCGCGGCGGCCCGGCTTGAAGCCGCGTTCGCCCAGCAGCTTGCGGGCGTCGGCCAGCATGTCCGGATTGCCGCAGAGCATGATCTTCGCTTGCTCCGGGTCCAGCGGCAGGCCGGCCAGGCGTTCCAGTCCGCCGTCGGCGATCAGGGCGGTCAGGCGCGCCTGCGGCATGCCGGGCAGCGTCTCGCGAGTGGCGATCGGCAGGTAGGTCAGCTTGTCCGGCTCGGCCGCGAACAGCTCCGCCAGGGACGGGTCATTGCGCCAGCCTTCGATTTCCTCGCGGTAGGCCAGCTCCGCCGCGGTGCGCACGCCGTGCACCAGGACGATGCGGCGGTAGGCACGCCACACGGCCGGGTCGCGCAGGATCGACAGGTAGGCCGACAGGCCGGTGCCGGAGGCCAGCAGCCAGAGGTCGCCGCCGGGGGCGAAGCGTTCCAGCGTCAGGAAGCCGTAGGGCGCTTTCTCGACATACAGCGCGTCGCCGGGCTGCAGCCGCGCCATGCGCGGGCTGAACAGGCCCTCGGGCACCACGATGGAATAGAACTCCAGCCAGGGCTGGTGTGGCGCCGAGACCATCGAATAGGCGCGCCACAGCGTCGGCAGGCCATCGGGGTCGTCCGCGCCCGGCAGACCGACGCGGGCGAACTGGCCCGGCTGGAAGGCATACGCGTCGTCGCGCGTGACGCGCACCGAGAACAGTTTGTCGGGCACCCAGGTATGGACGTGGGTGACGGTCTGGCGCGTGTATTTGGAATCGTCGGTCATCGGCGCATCGCGCGGCGCGGGCCGCTGGCGGCCGCGCGCTCGCGGATCATTTTTCCAGGTATTGCAGCTTGTCCTGCTTGCCGTTCCATTCGTCGGCGTCGGGCAGCGGCTTCTTGGCTCGGCTGATGCTGGCGAACTCGGGCGAGAGTTCGGCGTTCAGGGCGATGAAGTTGAGCTGGTCCTGCGGCACGTCTTCCTCGGCGTAGATGGCGTTGGCCGGGCATTCGGGGATGCACACGGCGCAGTCGATGCATTCGTCGGGGTCGATCACCAGGAAGTTCGGACCCTCACGAAAACAGTCCACCGGGCATACGTCGACGCAATCGGTGTACTTGCACTTGATACAGTTTTCGGTGACTACGTGGGTCATTCTCAGGAGCTCCGGGCTGGCGGCATTTGTGTCTTGTTGCGCCAATTTTACCCAATGCGGGGCCGATACGCCGCCAATACCCTGTTGACATCGTGGCGCAATGGGGGGTCGGCCGGGCCCGCTATGCTATGGTGTCGCGAAACGATACGCGCAATCATGATAATCACCTCGCTGCTCGACACCGACCTGTATAAATTCAGCATGATGCAGGTGGTGCTGCATCAGTTTCCCGCTGCCCAGGTCGAGTACCGTTACAAATGCCGGACTCCGGGGGTCAACCTGCGCCCCTACCTGGACGAAATTCGCGAAGAAGTGCACCAGCTGTGCCAGTTGCGCTTCACCGAGGACGAACTTAAATATCTGGGTGGCTTGCGTTTCATCAAAAGCGACTTCGTCGATTTCCTCGAATTGTTCCACCTGCCCGAGCGCTGCATCAGCATCGAGGAGGGCGAGGGGCCGGGCGAGATCAGCATCGAGGTCAAGGGCCCCTGGCTGCACACCATCCTGTTCGAGATCCCGGTGCTGGCCATCGTCAACGAGGTCTACTTCCGCAACACGCGCAAGAACCCGGACTGGGCCGAGGGCCGCAAGCGCCTGCAGTCCAAGATGCACCTGGTGCTGGACGATCCGGCGCTGGCCGATTTCCGCGTGGCCGAATACGGCACCCGCCGCCGCTTCTCCAAGGTCTGGCATGAAGAGATCGTGTCGACCATGAAGGCCCAGATGGGGCCGCACTTCGCCGGCACCAGCAACGTGCTGCTGGCCAAGCAGCACGAAGTCCTGCCGCTGGGCACCATGGGCCACGAATACCTGCAGGCCTGCCAGGCGCTCGGTCCGCGGCTGCGTGATTCGCAGGTGTTCGCGCTGGAAGTGTGGGCCAAGGAATACCGCGGCGACCTGGGCATCGCGCTGTCGGACGTCTATGGCATGGACGCCTTCCTGCGCGACTTCGACATGTATTTCTGCAAGCTGTTCGACGGCGCGCGGCACGATTCGGGCGATCCCTTCGTCTGGGGCGAACGCTTGCTCGAGCACTACCGCAAGAACCGCGTCGACCCGCGCGCCAAGACGCTGGTGTTCTCGGATTCGCTGACCTTCCCGCGCGCCATCGAGCTGGCGCGCCAGTTCGCCGGCCGCTGCAAGGTGTCATTCGGCATCGGCACCAACCTGACCAACGACCTCGGCCACGAACCGCTGCAGATCGTCATGAAGATGGTGCGTTGCAATGGCCAGCCGGTGGCCAAGGTGTCCGACGCGCCCGAGAAGACCATGTGCGACGATCCGGCCTACCTGGCCTATCTGCGCCAGGTGTTCCAGCTGCCGCCCGCCTGAAACCCGGTCAGGGTAAAGTTCGCCATTCTTCGCATTGTTCAACCCGCAACTCGTCATTAGGGGAATATTCATGAGCAGCATCAAGCGCTTCCACGTCGCCAAGCGCCTGTCGGACATGGCCGTGTACAACGGCGTCGCGTACCTGGCGGGCCAGGTGCCGGACGATTCCACGCTGGACATCACCGGCCAGACCGAGCAAGTGCTCGCCACCATCGACCGCCTGCTGGCTGAAGCCGGCACGGACAAGACCAAGATCCTGATGGCCCAGATCTACGTGGCCAACATGAAGGAATTCGACGGCATGAACAAGGCCTGGGACGCCTGGGTCGCCGACGGCAACTCGCCCCCGCGCGCCACCGTCGAGGCCCGCCTGGCCAATCCCGACTTCAAGGTCGAGATCGTCGTCACCGCGGCCGTCGCCTGATCGGCGCGTCCGCGCGATGAAAAGCCCTCCGGCAGGCCGGAGGGCTTTTTTTGTTTTGCGCAGGCCGTCGCGTGGCGTCACGGCGCCGTGACCGCCGGGAAGAATTGCCGACTCTGGCGACGCGCGCCGGGTCGGCCGGCCCGCGCTGACCGGCGGCTGGCCCGCGTCAACCCGCCGTCAGCAGCAGGCCCGCGAGCAGGCCGCCGGTTTGCTCGCAGCGCGCCAGCTCGGCCGGGGCCACCGTCTTGGGGGCGGCGATCTGTTCCGGCGTCTGGGCGCCCAGGTTGACGATCAGGGCCGGCGCCAAGGCCCGCAGCCGCCAGCCGGTGCAGATGCGCTCCACCTGGCGCGCCGCGCCGGCGCCGTCGCTGCCGGCGCTGACCAGGCAGGCGTAGGGCCGGCCGGATATGCGATCGAGCACGCCGTAGTAGCAGCGGTCGAAGAACTCCTTCATTTCGCCGCTCAGGCTGGCCAGGTTTTCCGGCGCGCAGAACAGGAAGCCGTCGCTGGCCAGCACCTCGTCGACCCCGGCGTCCGCGGCGCGGCGCAGCGTCACCGCCAGGTCGTCCGCCTGTTCCAGCTGCGCCGCCGCCGCGGCCGCGCCGCGGGCGGCGGCCTCGGCCATCTGGCGGGCCGCGCCGGTGCGGGAATGCCACACGATCAGCAGCCGTTTCATGGGTAGCGCGCCAGGGTGTCCTGGCGGTAGTAGGCCCGCAGCAGGCCGAACCATTCGGGCAGGGCCTCGGCCATGGGGTGGGGATCGACGAAGAAGTGCTCGGAACTGACGGCGAAGAACTCGGCCTCGTCGGTGGCGGCGTAGGGATCCAGCGGCAACTGGCCGTACCAGGCGTCGGCCTCGGCGCTTTCCGGGTCCACGTCATGCGGAATCGCGGCCTCCACCGCGTCCACCGCGGCGATGAAACGGTCCAGGCTGTCGTCCAGGACGCGGCGCCATTCGCGCGGCTTGATATCGCCGTGCGCCGCCAGCGACGGCATGCCGTCGGCAAAGCCCGCTTGCAGGTCGAGCTTGTGCGCGAACTCGTGGATCACCACGTTGAAGCCGCCCTCGGACAGTTGCGTGTCCTCCCAGGACAGCACCAGCGGGCCGCCTTCCCAGGCCTCGCCGGCGGCGTCCTCCAGGTATTCGTGCATCACGCCGTCCTCGTCCATCTGCTTGCGCGGGATGCGAAAGCCCGCGGGGTACACGATGATTTCGTCCCAGCCTTCGTACAGCGTGGGCGTCAGGTTCAGGATAGGCAGGCTGGCCTGGGCGGCGATCGACAGCCGCATGAAGTCGGTGACCTCCAGGCCGCGGGCGCCATTGATGGTCTTGCTGGCCAGCAGCCAGGCCGAGCGCGCCAGC from Achromobacter xylosoxidans includes the following:
- the rsxB gene encoding electron transport complex subunit RsxB, translating into MSCRSLADRIDALLPQTQCTKCGYDGCLPYAEAIAAGAAPINRCPPGGDEGIAALAALLETPALPLDASRGEPGPLLVARIDEAHCIGCTLCIQACPVDAIVGANKHMHTVLPDWCTGCDLCVAPCPVDCIEMVPAGRAWSAADAAAGRQRHRHHQARMERLAADNARLMAPEPAAAPAPAAPSDDAQGEDRKRAAIESALARARARRNAPRP
- the nth gene encoding endonuclease III translates to MNAAKRREIFARLQAANPQPTTELEYDTPFQLLIAVLLSAQATDKSVNIATRKFFPRYGTPQALLALGEEGLSDYIKTIGLYRTKAKNAIATCRILIEQHGGEVPQTREALEALPGVGRKTANVVLNTAFGQPTMAVDTHIFRVSNRTGLAPGKNVLEVELKLEKFVPREYLQDAHHWLILHGRYVCVARKPKCPQCGISDLCEFKAKTPA
- the pncB gene encoding nicotinate phosphoribosyltransferase, translated to MIITSLLDTDLYKFSMMQVVLHQFPAAQVEYRYKCRTPGVNLRPYLDEIREEVHQLCQLRFTEDELKYLGGLRFIKSDFVDFLELFHLPERCISIEEGEGPGEISIEVKGPWLHTILFEIPVLAIVNEVYFRNTRKNPDWAEGRKRLQSKMHLVLDDPALADFRVAEYGTRRRFSKVWHEEIVSTMKAQMGPHFAGTSNVLLAKQHEVLPLGTMGHEYLQACQALGPRLRDSQVFALEVWAKEYRGDLGIALSDVYGMDAFLRDFDMYFCKLFDGARHDSGDPFVWGERLLEHYRKNRVDPRAKTLVFSDSLTFPRAIELARQFAGRCKVSFGIGTNLTNDLGHEPLQIVMKMVRCNGQPVAKVSDAPEKTMCDDPAYLAYLRQVFQLPPA
- a CDS encoding ferredoxin--NADP reductase → MTDDSKYTRQTVTHVHTWVPDKLFSVRVTRDDAYAFQPGQFARVGLPGADDPDGLPTLWRAYSMVSAPHQPWLEFYSIVVPEGLFSPRMARLQPGDALYVEKAPYGFLTLERFAPGGDLWLLASGTGLSAYLSILRDPAVWRAYRRIVLVHGVRTAAELAYREEIEGWRNDPSLAELFAAEPDKLTYLPIATRETLPGMPQARLTALIADGGLERLAGLPLDPEQAKIMLCGNPDMLADARKLLGERGFKPGRRGIPGNLAVENYW
- a CDS encoding zinc-dependent peptidase gives rise to the protein MLRWLKGRGARAAEVAQMQARIAPDLWRQVLQAHPFLAALDADESAQLLARSAWLLASKTINGARGLEVTDFMRLSIAAQASLPILNLTPTLYEGWDEIIVYPAGFRIPRKQMDEDGVMHEYLEDAAGEAWEGGPLVLSWEDTQLSEGGFNVVIHEFAHKLDLQAGFADGMPSLAAHGDIKPREWRRVLDDSLDRFIAAVDAVEAAIPHDVDPESAEADAWYGQLPLDPYAATDEAEFFAVSSEHFFVDPHPMAEALPEWFGLLRAYYRQDTLARYP
- the fdxA gene encoding ferredoxin FdxA translates to MTHVVTENCIKCKYTDCVDVCPVDCFREGPNFLVIDPDECIDCAVCIPECPANAIYAEEDVPQDQLNFIALNAELSPEFASISRAKKPLPDADEWNGKQDKLQYLEK
- a CDS encoding RidA family protein — its product is MSSIKRFHVAKRLSDMAVYNGVAYLAGQVPDDSTLDITGQTEQVLATIDRLLAEAGTDKTKILMAQIYVANMKEFDGMNKAWDAWVADGNSPPRATVEARLANPDFKVEIVVTAAVA
- a CDS encoding polyhydroxyalkanoate depolymerase yields the protein MLYQLHEMQRAFLTPFAAFTDAGSQLFSSPYSPLAYTPISRQMAAGYELMTRIGKEYQKPAWNLPATEIAGKPVRVTESVVLDKPFCRLVHFHRDVRQTPQDDPKVLLVAPLSGHHATLLRDTVRALLPGHDVYVTDWIDARMVPLSAGPFHLNDYVRYVQDFIRHLGPDVHVISVCQPTVPVLAAVSLMASANDPCQPRSMVMMGGPIDPRQSPTQVNRLATTKPYSWFENQVIHPVPPRYPGSGRKVYPGFLQHAGFMAMNPDRHMKSHYDFYLDLLRGDDSDAEAHRRFYDEYNAVLDMPAEFYLDTIRMVFQEFALPNGTWEVDGQLVRPADIKKVALFTIEGELDDISGQGQTRAAIKLCKNIPADRKMHYTAPNCGHYGIFSGRRWREMICPKIAEFIRQSA
- a CDS encoding flavodoxin family protein — translated: MKRLLIVWHSRTGAARQMAEAAARGAAAAAAQLEQADDLAVTLRRAADAGVDEVLASDGFLFCAPENLASLSGEMKEFFDRCYYGVLDRISGRPYACLVSAGSDGAGAARQVERICTGWRLRALAPALIVNLGAQTPEQIAAPKTVAPAELARCEQTGGLLAGLLLTAG